The following proteins come from a genomic window of Kitasatospora sp. NBC_01246:
- a CDS encoding SMI1/KNR4 family protein: MTEHASAADLALLRAAFGADRAGSSRTPPLGRGGVRAFEAEHGIVLPEPYRTFVAEICDGFSDGPPHHGLIPAAALPADWGAGRPGQVLAEPFPLSAAWLWDDDPRPEEEVEALLDRVFHHGSIVLGTDGCGMYWHLVVSGPRRGEIWLITGEGAVPYRAPDGGSAGEPGFAGWVARWAAGLPWWSE, from the coding sequence ATGACGGAACACGCCTCGGCCGCCGACCTCGCCCTGCTGCGCGCCGCGTTCGGTGCCGACCGGGCCGGGTCGTCGCGGACACCACCACTCGGCCGCGGCGGGGTGCGCGCCTTCGAGGCCGAGCACGGCATCGTGCTGCCAGAGCCGTACCGGACGTTCGTGGCCGAGATCTGTGACGGCTTTTCGGACGGCCCGCCGCACCACGGGCTGATACCGGCCGCCGCGCTCCCGGCCGACTGGGGCGCCGGCCGTCCCGGGCAGGTCCTCGCCGAGCCGTTCCCGCTGTCGGCCGCCTGGCTGTGGGACGACGATCCACGGCCCGAGGAGGAGGTCGAGGCGCTCCTGGACCGGGTCTTCCACCACGGCTCGATCGTGCTGGGCACGGACGGCTGCGGGATGTACTGGCACCTGGTGGTCTCCGGCCCCCGGCGCGGCGAGATCTGGCTGATCACGGGTGAGGGCGCCGTCCCCTACCGCGCCCCGGACGGCGGGTCGGCGGGGGAGCCGGGCTTCGCGGGCTGGGTCGCGCGCTGGGCGGCGGGCCTGCCGTGGTGGTCGGAGTGA
- the galE gene encoding UDP-glucose 4-epimerase GalE: MKKVLITGGAGYIGSTVASALLDQGITPVVLDDLSTGRPEFVEGREFYRGDIADADLLDRVFAEHPDIGATLHCAARIVVPESVAKPLFYYRENVAKTVELLEGLQRNGCTRVVFSSSGSIYAPTPDARVDESCPVAAGSPYARTKQMMELVLQDWTRGEGAEDLRVVALRYFNPVGADPRLRTGLQDLRPTHALGKLIEAHADGVPFTVTGADWATRDGSGIRDYIHVQDVAEAHVAALTRFDEVIKPAAEDRYRVINIGTGEGTTVRELIAAFEAAVGAEVEVREADPRPGDVIGCYAAVDTARELLGWTARRTIAEAVADALAWRAKWTAHLASA, translated from the coding sequence ATGAAGAAGGTCCTGATCACCGGTGGCGCGGGATACATCGGCAGCACCGTCGCGTCCGCACTGCTCGACCAGGGCATCACGCCGGTCGTGCTCGACGACCTCTCCACCGGCCGGCCGGAGTTCGTCGAGGGCCGGGAGTTCTACCGGGGCGACATCGCCGACGCGGACCTCCTGGACCGCGTCTTCGCCGAGCACCCCGACATCGGCGCCACCCTGCACTGCGCGGCCCGGATCGTGGTGCCGGAGTCGGTCGCCAAGCCGCTGTTCTACTACCGGGAGAACGTCGCCAAGACCGTCGAGCTGCTGGAGGGCCTCCAGCGCAACGGCTGTACCCGGGTCGTCTTCAGCAGCTCCGGCTCCATCTACGCGCCCACTCCGGACGCCCGGGTCGACGAGAGCTGCCCCGTCGCCGCCGGCAGCCCGTACGCGCGGACCAAGCAGATGATGGAGCTGGTCCTCCAGGACTGGACCCGGGGCGAGGGCGCCGAGGACCTCCGGGTCGTCGCGCTGCGCTACTTCAACCCGGTCGGCGCCGACCCGCGGCTGCGCACCGGCCTGCAGGACCTCCGGCCGACCCACGCCCTCGGCAAGCTGATCGAGGCCCATGCCGACGGCGTGCCGTTCACCGTCACCGGCGCGGACTGGGCGACCCGGGACGGTTCCGGCATCCGGGACTACATCCACGTGCAGGACGTCGCCGAGGCCCATGTCGCCGCGCTCACCCGGTTCGACGAGGTGATCAAGCCCGCGGCCGAGGACCGCTACCGGGTGATCAACATCGGCACCGGCGAGGGCACCACCGTCCGCGAGCTGATCGCGGCCTTCGAGGCCGCCGTCGGCGCCGAGGTCGAGGTCCGGGAGGCGGACCCCCGGCCCGGCGACGTGATCGGCTGCTACGCCGCCGTCGACACCGCCCGCGAACTCCTCGGCTGGACCGCGCGGCGCACCATCGCCGAGGCCGTCGCCGACGCCCTCGCCTGGCGCGCCAAGTGGACGGCGCACCTCGCCTCCGCCTGA
- a CDS encoding helix-turn-helix transcriptional regulator: MDLAAAATGRAQAGAPGSCSLKARIWHATLLTRVRGLGAATNMLADDTSPVHGSNQVEKRAAHLLCEAELSLAKGELDRAVASAQAGLRLAQQAGNRSLNPSGFLVMAVSTTRQLDLTTALQYANRLRDHALLGRANLMAGQCAWAVAQVLEARDGTESIAHLLKGLVHDGALARELLVSQPAAAAWLVRAAQRLSDDEIAVRTVTQVNELAARNPSFRTVQAASAHAIGLFERNAAALERAAGLHLDRWAQASALEDASAVRFARRSEQDQAVELLKRAADGYGAVGASRDVLRVRSKLRELEGNSGQFSRRPSRTRTMASQLTDTEYAVAELVSQGLTNGRVGRQLFMSPHTVAFHLKKIFRKLDVASRVELAGTWNRLVEERTTELGAESAFVPEVPAGRLAV, encoded by the coding sequence ATGGATCTGGCTGCCGCCGCCACGGGCCGGGCGCAGGCCGGAGCGCCGGGCTCCTGCTCGCTGAAGGCGAGGATCTGGCACGCGACGCTGTTGACCCGCGTCCGCGGTCTGGGGGCGGCTACCAACATGCTCGCCGACGACACGTCACCTGTCCACGGATCGAACCAAGTTGAGAAGCGTGCCGCTCATTTGCTGTGCGAGGCGGAGCTGAGCCTGGCCAAGGGCGAGCTCGACCGGGCGGTCGCCTCGGCCCAGGCCGGTCTCCGGCTGGCCCAGCAGGCCGGCAACCGGTCGCTGAACCCGAGCGGGTTCCTCGTCATGGCGGTCAGTACGACCCGGCAGCTGGACCTCACCACCGCCCTCCAGTACGCGAACCGGCTGCGGGACCACGCCCTGCTCGGACGCGCGAACCTGATGGCCGGGCAGTGCGCCTGGGCCGTCGCCCAGGTGCTGGAGGCCCGGGACGGGACGGAGAGCATCGCCCACCTCCTGAAGGGGCTGGTGCACGACGGTGCGCTGGCCCGGGAGTTGCTGGTCTCGCAGCCGGCGGCGGCGGCCTGGCTGGTCCGCGCCGCGCAGCGGCTGTCGGACGACGAGATCGCCGTCCGGACGGTCACCCAGGTCAACGAACTGGCGGCGCGCAACCCCAGCTTCCGCACCGTCCAGGCGGCGTCCGCGCACGCCATCGGCCTGTTCGAGCGGAACGCCGCGGCCCTGGAGCGGGCCGCCGGCCTGCACCTGGACCGGTGGGCGCAGGCCTCCGCGCTGGAGGACGCGAGTGCGGTGCGGTTCGCCCGCCGCTCCGAGCAGGACCAGGCCGTCGAGCTGCTGAAACGGGCGGCGGACGGCTACGGGGCGGTCGGTGCCTCCCGGGACGTCCTGCGGGTGCGCAGCAAGCTCAGGGAACTGGAGGGCAACAGCGGGCAGTTCTCGCGCCGCCCGAGCCGGACCAGAACGATGGCCAGCCAGTTGACCGACACCGAGTACGCGGTGGCGGAGCTGGTGAGCCAGGGACTCACCAACGGGCGGGTGGGGCGACAGCTCTTCATGTCCCCGCACACGGTGGCGTTCCATCTCAAGAAGATCTTCCGCAAGCTCGACGTCGCCTCCCGGGTGGAGCTGGCCGGCACCTGGAACCGGCTCGTGGAGGAGCGGACGACCGAATTGGGCGCGGAGTCCGCGTTCGTGCCCGAGGTACCGGCCGGGCGGTTGGCCGTGTGA
- a CDS encoding FMN-dependent NADH-azoreductase, which yields MSSLLHIDSSIRATGSVTRQLSSYFATQWRQNHPGDGYTYRDLAAQPVPHITHAVRESLLDPSRDHGLAPAEKALTEAVVAEVREASTIVLGVPMYNYAVPSTIKSWIDLLVSPAHMVPPGAESGPLSGKTVIVVTARGGSYAPGTPREGWDHQEPYLRAVLSSIGLADDLKFVHAELTLAAIVPAMAALKPLGEQSLANANETLKKLAL from the coding sequence GTGTCTTCTCTTCTCCACATTGATTCGAGCATCCGCGCCACCGGCTCCGTGACGAGGCAGTTGTCGTCGTATTTCGCCACCCAGTGGCGCCAGAACCACCCGGGTGACGGTTACACCTACCGGGACCTGGCGGCCCAGCCGGTCCCGCACATCACCCACGCGGTGCGCGAGTCGCTCCTGGACCCCAGCCGTGACCACGGGCTGGCGCCGGCGGAGAAGGCGCTCACCGAGGCCGTGGTGGCCGAGGTCCGCGAGGCGAGCACGATCGTGCTCGGCGTCCCGATGTACAACTACGCCGTGCCGTCGACGATCAAGTCGTGGATCGACCTGCTGGTCAGCCCGGCCCACATGGTGCCCCCGGGCGCCGAGTCGGGCCCGCTGAGCGGCAAGACGGTCATCGTGGTCACCGCCCGCGGCGGCTCGTACGCGCCGGGCACGCCGCGGGAGGGCTGGGACCACCAGGAGCCCTACCTGCGCGCGGTGCTGAGCTCGATCGGCCTCGCCGACGACCTGAAGTTCGTGCACGCCGAGCTGACCCTCGCGGCGATCGTGCCGGCGATGGCGGCGCTCAAGCCGCTGGGCGAGCAGTCCCTGGCGAACGCCAACGAGACGCTCAAGAAGCTGGCTCTCTGA
- a CDS encoding NAD(P)/FAD-dependent oxidoreductase, translated as MSTAVVLGGGLAGLLAAAALEPHARRVTVVEQDTLPDGPHPRRGLPQGDFSHILLGGGADALDALLPGTVDALLAAGAHRRPMPSGMLMRLGPGWLQAFESTAYLIACSRHLLDHIVRQRLRGRAAVTIREGTSVLGLTGDAAQVRGALVRNPDGSRETLPADLVVDATGRRSQAPRWLRALGSTGPREVTVDAGLAYAARLFDAPRGNQGFPVVSIVPVPGRRTPGRGATVVPIENDRWIITLSGTRAGEPSRTEAEFHTFLKGLTHPVVHDLARAARPVGPIRTCRGTLNRRRCYESGTPAGFAATGDALAALNPVYGHGMAVAAQCAVAIRTTLDAEGLHPHVSATVQRRIARAVDTPWKMAEEQDRDFPGARSNEPPAQRPTARLGRWYTERLLRAALTDPAVSAAYFDVFSLAAPADRLTSPAVALATLRPRRTVPPTLGEAIARFPRVAELTGPY; from the coding sequence GTGAGCACCGCTGTCGTGCTCGGCGGCGGACTCGCCGGGCTCCTGGCCGCCGCGGCCCTCGAACCGCACGCCCGCCGCGTCACCGTCGTCGAACAGGACACCCTCCCCGACGGGCCGCACCCGCGCCGGGGGTTACCGCAGGGCGACTTCAGCCACATCCTGCTCGGTGGCGGAGCCGACGCCCTCGACGCGCTGCTGCCGGGAACCGTCGACGCGCTGCTGGCCGCCGGAGCACACCGCCGGCCGATGCCCTCCGGCATGCTGATGCGCCTCGGCCCGGGCTGGCTCCAGGCCTTCGAGTCGACCGCCTATCTGATCGCCTGCAGCCGGCACCTGCTCGACCACATCGTCCGGCAGCGGCTGCGCGGCCGGGCCGCCGTCACGATCCGCGAGGGCACCTCCGTCCTCGGCCTGACCGGCGACGCGGCCCAGGTCCGCGGGGCGCTGGTGCGGAACCCGGACGGATCGCGCGAGACCCTCCCGGCCGACCTGGTCGTGGACGCGACCGGCCGCCGCTCCCAGGCCCCGCGCTGGCTGCGCGCACTCGGCTCGACAGGTCCGCGGGAGGTCACCGTGGATGCCGGACTCGCCTATGCCGCCCGCCTGTTCGACGCGCCGCGCGGCAACCAGGGCTTCCCCGTCGTCAGCATCGTCCCCGTCCCCGGCCGGCGGACACCCGGGCGCGGCGCCACCGTCGTCCCCATCGAGAACGACCGCTGGATCATCACCCTCTCCGGCACCCGGGCCGGCGAACCCTCCCGCACCGAGGCCGAGTTCCACACCTTCCTCAAGGGCCTCACCCACCCGGTCGTGCACGACCTGGCCCGCGCCGCCCGCCCCGTCGGCCCGATCCGCACGTGTCGCGGCACGCTGAACCGCCGCCGCTGCTACGAGAGCGGGACACCCGCGGGGTTCGCCGCGACGGGCGACGCGCTGGCCGCCCTCAACCCGGTCTACGGCCACGGCATGGCCGTCGCCGCGCAGTGCGCCGTCGCCATCCGGACCACCCTCGACGCCGAAGGGCTCCACCCGCACGTCAGCGCCACCGTGCAGCGGCGGATCGCCCGCGCCGTCGACACCCCGTGGAAGATGGCCGAGGAGCAGGACCGGGACTTCCCCGGCGCACGGTCGAACGAACCTCCCGCCCAGCGGCCGACCGCGCGACTCGGCCGCTGGTACACCGAGCGGCTGCTGCGCGCCGCCCTCACCGACCCGGCCGTCTCGGCGGCCTACTTCGACGTCTTCTCGCTCGCCGCCCCCGCCGACCGGCTGACCTCGCCCGCGGTGGCCCTCGCCACGCTGCGGCCCCGCCGGACCGTCCCACCGACCCTCGGCGAGGCGATCGCCCGGTTCCCGCGGGTGGCCGAACTGACCGGACCGTACTGA
- a CDS encoding sigma 54 modulation/S30EA ribosomal C-terminal domain-containing protein, which yields MTRLHHPPAPDLRVEIRGELPRADAEYARARALGLGTALGPGAHAVRIRLTRLRHRSLTRPVVAQAAVELDGVGPVRVQLAAATGAEAVDVALGTLAGRATRLREQGEIGLAAVYESAYRPQYAPRPLAERQLVRRKSVTPARCTPDEAARAMLALDHRFHLFVDALTGQDAVVHRGAVSGGLRVVRTHAGARAGGSGLLTTESPRPAPTSDLAEAARRLWLTGRPFVFHTDPGDARGRVLYRRYDGHYGLITAVARPC from the coding sequence ATGACCCGTCTGCACCACCCGCCGGCCCCCGACCTGCGGGTGGAGATCCGCGGCGAACTGCCGCGCGCGGATGCCGAGTACGCGCGGGCGCGGGCACTGGGGCTGGGCACGGCCCTCGGGCCGGGCGCGCACGCGGTCCGGATCCGGCTCACCCGGCTGCGCCACCGCTCGCTCACCCGGCCGGTCGTGGCGCAGGCCGCGGTCGAGCTGGACGGTGTCGGCCCGGTCCGGGTGCAACTGGCCGCCGCGACCGGGGCCGAGGCGGTGGACGTCGCGCTCGGCACGCTGGCCGGGCGCGCCACGCGGCTGCGCGAGCAGGGGGAGATCGGACTGGCCGCGGTGTACGAGAGCGCCTACCGGCCGCAGTACGCGCCGCGCCCGCTGGCCGAACGGCAGCTCGTCCGGCGGAAATCGGTCACGCCGGCCCGCTGCACCCCCGACGAGGCCGCCCGCGCGATGCTGGCCCTGGACCACCGCTTCCACCTCTTCGTCGACGCGCTCACCGGCCAGGACGCCGTCGTCCACCGCGGTGCGGTGAGCGGCGGCCTCCGGGTGGTGCGCACCCACGCCGGCGCGCGCGCCGGCGGCTCCGGGCTCCTCACGACCGAAAGCCCGCGTCCCGCGCCCACGTCCGACCTGGCCGAGGCGGCCCGCCGGCTCTGGCTCACCGGTCGGCCGTTCGTCTTCCACACCGATCCCGGCGATGCGCGGGGCCGGGTGCTCTACCGCCGCTACGACGGCCACTACGGCTTGATCACGGCGGTAGCGCGGCCCTGCTGA
- a CDS encoding RICIN domain-containing protein: MGDRSSERRSTERRRRRSGRPGRRTALLAAAVVAGLVAGALGIQTAFEPAADRSVSVAADAAADRAAGGMAGVVADGDDPGETGTAEGATQAPAPQREKKAAPLQEIPKDQPERGLVYAGLALPSGDRCAGSLEVSGGQLCSHGPDAPPKDVDIRKDIPPVAAAADRAPVLTPAPDAQPPAAADLLKGAAPVLDAGQKALLGDAAAGAPAPQQAAAAAGSALVCEGDGSTGNRVQAVYVHAPGNDRFAQYLASFKKWAADVDVIYNASAQETGGVRHVRFVTEPDCTASVLNVQISDSEIKDFNASNRALAAQGFNRKDRKYMMFTDAKVYCGIGTFAGDERPGQDNLSNFGPSYGRTDSGCWGGSTAAHELGHNLGAVSNSAPNSSKGGHCVDEWDLMCYSDTPYYPAMKTVCPDNASDNRLDCHHDDYYNTAPAPGSYLATHWNVANNRFLIPGGGTGPNPNPSPTATPTATPTRTTTPSPTGTPTKTPAPTPTGSPTATTTPSPTGTPTRTASPTPTPTASPTGGTAPDVTASQLTQNSVMLSWTAAPAAAGYDILLNGQTIGTVRSTVVGVVGLAPNTSYTVAIAVRDSAGSVSKPGRSATFRTLADAGQPQPGTRYTMVNGLTGQAADLWGSSLNDGTVAIAYQRTGYANQKWSFEDAGSGTVRIKSARSDKCLQLGGTPVAGQYLAQQPCSDSGAQKWRLTQSGGGVTLTAEGSSLVLGVSSRWYYGGWLLELQKPNGQAYQSWTLQKTS; encoded by the coding sequence ATGGGAGACCGGAGCAGCGAGCGCCGGAGTACCGAGCGGCGTCGCCGCCGGAGCGGCAGGCCCGGGCGCCGGACGGCGCTCCTGGCCGCGGCCGTGGTGGCCGGGCTGGTCGCGGGCGCACTGGGGATCCAGACCGCGTTCGAGCCGGCCGCGGACCGCAGCGTGTCGGTGGCGGCGGACGCCGCGGCCGACCGGGCGGCGGGTGGCATGGCCGGAGTGGTCGCCGACGGCGACGACCCGGGGGAGACCGGCACCGCCGAGGGGGCCACCCAGGCGCCCGCTCCGCAGCGGGAGAAGAAGGCCGCCCCACTGCAGGAGATACCCAAGGACCAGCCGGAGCGCGGTCTCGTCTACGCCGGTCTGGCCCTGCCGAGCGGCGACCGGTGCGCCGGCTCGCTGGAGGTCTCGGGCGGGCAGCTCTGCAGCCACGGGCCGGACGCGCCGCCCAAGGACGTGGACATCCGCAAGGACATCCCGCCGGTGGCCGCCGCGGCCGACCGGGCGCCGGTGCTCACCCCGGCCCCGGACGCCCAACCGCCCGCCGCCGCTGACCTGTTGAAGGGTGCGGCGCCCGTCCTGGACGCCGGGCAGAAGGCCCTGCTGGGTGACGCCGCCGCCGGAGCGCCCGCGCCCCAGCAGGCCGCGGCCGCCGCCGGCTCCGCGCTCGTCTGCGAGGGCGACGGCAGCACCGGCAACCGGGTCCAGGCGGTGTACGTCCACGCCCCCGGCAATGACCGGTTCGCCCAGTACCTGGCCTCGTTCAAGAAGTGGGCCGCGGACGTCGACGTCATCTACAACGCCAGCGCCCAGGAGACCGGCGGCGTGCGGCACGTCCGCTTCGTCACCGAACCCGACTGCACCGCCTCGGTGCTGAACGTGCAGATCTCGGACTCCGAGATCAAGGACTTCAACGCGAGCAACCGCGCGCTCGCGGCGCAGGGGTTCAACCGCAAGGACCGCAAGTACATGATGTTCACCGATGCCAAGGTCTACTGCGGCATCGGCACCTTCGCGGGCGACGAGCGCCCCGGGCAGGACAACCTGAGCAACTTCGGCCCGTCGTACGGCCGGACCGACTCCGGCTGCTGGGGCGGCTCCACGGCGGCGCACGAACTCGGCCACAACCTGGGTGCGGTGAGTAACAGCGCACCCAACTCCAGCAAGGGCGGCCACTGCGTCGACGAGTGGGACCTGATGTGCTACTCGGACACCCCGTACTACCCGGCGATGAAGACGGTCTGCCCGGACAACGCCAGTGACAACCGGCTCGACTGCCACCACGACGACTACTACAACACCGCTCCCGCGCCGGGCAGTTACCTGGCCACGCACTGGAACGTCGCCAACAACCGGTTCCTGATCCCCGGGGGCGGCACCGGCCCGAACCCCAACCCGAGCCCCACCGCCACCCCGACGGCCACGCCGACCCGGACCACCACGCCGAGCCCGACCGGCACGCCGACCAAGACGCCGGCGCCGACCCCGACCGGGAGCCCGACGGCGACCACCACCCCGTCGCCCACCGGTACGCCGACCCGGACCGCCTCGCCCACGCCGACCCCGACCGCCTCGCCCACCGGTGGCACCGCGCCTGATGTGACGGCCAGTCAGCTCACCCAGAACTCGGTCATGCTGAGCTGGACGGCCGCGCCGGCGGCCGCCGGGTACGACATCCTGCTGAACGGCCAGACCATCGGCACCGTCCGCTCCACCGTCGTCGGTGTCGTCGGGCTGGCGCCCAACACCTCGTACACCGTCGCCATCGCCGTCCGCGACAGCGCGGGCAGCGTCTCCAAGCCCGGTCGCTCCGCCACCTTCCGCACCCTCGCCGACGCCGGCCAGCCGCAGCCGGGCACCCGCTACACGATGGTCAACGGGCTGACCGGTCAGGCCGCCGACCTCTGGGGCAGCTCGCTCAACGACGGCACGGTGGCCATCGCGTACCAGCGCACCGGCTACGCCAACCAGAAGTGGAGCTTCGAGGACGCCGGTTCGGGCACTGTGCGGATCAAGTCGGCGCGTTCCGACAAGTGCCTCCAGCTGGGCGGCACCCCGGTGGCCGGCCAGTACCTCGCGCAGCAGCCCTGCTCCGACTCCGGCGCGCAGAAGTGGCGGCTCACCCAGTCGGGCGGTGGGGTCACCCTGACGGCCGAGGGTTCGAGCCTCGTCCTCGGGGTCAGCAGCCGCTGGTACTACGGCGGTTGGCTGCTGGAGCTGCAGAAGCCCAACGGCCAGGCCTACCAGTCCTGGACGCTCCAGAAGACCAGCTGA
- a CDS encoding cytochrome P450 gives MSEAISYEDAWARTDKFDPPAIFDELRKERPLARMVYPDGHVGWIATSHELARQVLSDPKFSHNLEIGHFPVTKYGGPVPQFPAMPGMFIHMDPPEQTRFRKLLTREFTGRTINQLTPQVEAVAAEQIKVMREHGNSADLLETFANPLVLRVLSDLIGLPYSERDRYAEAPAVMNNPFGDAQESMAAFAQVGAFIHETIARKKAEPGDDILSRLIATGELSDEELGNITALLLFAGYETTEGALTVGVFALLHHPEQLAALRADPSKIDDAVEEILRYITVNQYEIFRTALEDLELGGHAVKKGETVTVSLPAANRDPAKFGCPADLDLSRDTAGHVAFGYGVHQCIGQNLARLQLRVGLRALLEAFPDLRLAVPADDVPLRTHGSVFAVKSLPVSW, from the coding sequence ATGAGCGAGGCGATCTCTTACGAGGATGCCTGGGCGCGGACTGACAAGTTCGACCCGCCGGCGATTTTCGACGAGCTGCGGAAGGAGCGCCCGCTGGCGCGGATGGTCTACCCCGACGGGCACGTCGGGTGGATCGCCACCAGCCACGAGCTCGCCCGGCAGGTCCTGAGCGACCCGAAGTTCAGCCACAACCTGGAGATCGGGCACTTCCCGGTCACCAAGTACGGTGGCCCGGTACCGCAGTTCCCGGCCATGCCGGGGATGTTCATCCACATGGACCCGCCGGAGCAGACCCGGTTCCGCAAGCTGCTGACGCGCGAGTTCACCGGCCGCACGATCAACCAGCTGACGCCGCAGGTCGAGGCGGTGGCCGCCGAGCAGATCAAGGTCATGCGCGAGCACGGCAACTCCGCCGACCTGCTGGAGACCTTCGCCAACCCGCTGGTCCTGCGGGTGCTGTCGGACCTGATCGGCCTGCCCTACAGCGAGCGGGACCGCTACGCCGAGGCGCCGGCGGTCATGAACAACCCGTTCGGTGACGCGCAGGAGTCGATGGCCGCGTTCGCCCAGGTGGGCGCGTTCATCCACGAGACCATCGCGCGCAAGAAGGCGGAGCCCGGGGACGACATCCTGAGCCGGCTGATCGCCACCGGGGAGCTCAGTGACGAGGAGCTGGGCAACATCACCGCCCTGCTGCTGTTCGCCGGTTACGAGACCACGGAGGGCGCGCTGACGGTCGGCGTGTTCGCGCTGTTGCACCACCCGGAGCAGCTGGCCGCCCTGCGGGCCGACCCCTCGAAGATCGACGACGCGGTGGAGGAGATTCTCCGCTACATCACCGTCAACCAGTACGAGATCTTCCGGACCGCCCTGGAGGACCTCGAACTCGGCGGCCACGCCGTGAAGAAGGGCGAGACGGTCACCGTCTCGCTGCCGGCCGCCAACCGCGACCCGGCGAAGTTCGGCTGCCCCGCCGACCTCGACCTCTCCCGGGACACCGCGGGCCACGTGGCCTTCGGCTACGGCGTCCACCAGTGCATCGGCCAGAACCTGGCCCGGCTGCAGCTGCGGGTCGGCCTGCGGGCCCTGCTGGAGGCCTTCCCCGACCTGCGCCTGGCGGTGCCGGCGGACGACGTCCCGCTGCGGACCCACGGGTCCGTCTTCGCTGTGAAGTCCCTGCCCGTTTCCTGGTAA